In Arachis stenosperma cultivar V10309 chromosome 1, arast.V10309.gnm1.PFL2, whole genome shotgun sequence, one DNA window encodes the following:
- the LOC130982937 gene encoding uncharacterized protein LOC130982937 yields the protein MVYPPCYKDIGFWINESFTENNLCELVRGIAGDLVEETDTASVLLKAIGYIRFLQSQIESFRDLHNHVKVTVLLIFWWLVIGEEEVNITNLKLLTSYCMKTA from the exons ATGGTG TATCCTCCTTGTTACAAGGACATCGGTTTCTGGATCAATGAATCATTTACTGAAAATAATCTGTGTGAACTTGTTAGAGGAATTGCTGGGGATCTTGTAGAAGAG ACTGACACAGCCTCAGTGTTGTTAAAAGCTATTGGGTATATCAGATTCCTTCAGAGTCAAATTGAG AGCTTCAGAGATTTACACAACCATGTAAAAGTGACGGTTCTCTTGATTTTTTGGTGGTTGGTGATTGGGGAAGAAGAGGTGAATATAACCAATCTGAAGTTGCTTACCAG CTACTGCATGAAAACTGCTTGA